The Gammaproteobacteria bacterium genome segment CACGAGGTTCAATCCCAAGTCCAGATTGCCGCCGTTGCCGAGAAAGGCGTTAGACAAAAAATCCCCGTCCCCCATGACGATGATGCGCTGTTCCATTTTATCCGCACCGGCGTTACCGGTCGCCCTCGGCATCCTGCCTCCCGCGACATTAGCGCTTCCCTGTGCGTCAAAAGTTTGCGGCGCCTCACGGGTCAGGCTCACTCCGATGGCGAGAGGCCCGGCTACATCCTTGCCGCGATCCATTGCAATCTCGCCATTCAAGTCACCGGTCTCCGACCAGCTGCGCGCGCCGCTCTCCAGAAACACTTGGCCCTGCCAGCCTTCGGGCGTCTTGAGATCCATCCCGCTCGCCTGCGGAAAAACGGTCAGTGTGTGCAGATCCTGAGTAACAGGGTGGGGCGGATAGTCCGCGACCAGCGCCACGTCGGGACGCTTGATGCCTAGCAATTGGGCGGCCGGCTCGACGATGACGCCGGGTTGAAACTCGATGCCAAGCTGCTCGGCGACCGGCTCCAGTCCGTGCAGCGGGCCGGGATCACTGAGCCAAAGCAGATTGCCTCCTGCGCGGATGTAATCCTGAATGAGATTGACCTCACCCGGCAGCAGGTCCACCTGCGGGCCGGCGATGACCAGCACCGTGGTGTTGACGGGAATCTGCGGCTTATCGGTCAGGGCGAGGATCTGCACGTTGACGCCCTTATCCAGCAAATGACGTCCGAAATCGCCGAGATCATGGTTGGCGGCGCCGTGCGGATTGCGCTCACCGTGCCCCGACAAAAATACCACCCAGTGCTGCCCGGAGCGGGCCACCCGTTGCAGGGCGTTGCTCAGGGTTTGTTCGCTGAGCGACTGAACCTTGGTGTTGCGTCCCGCGTATGCGATGTGCAGTTCCCCGTCCACGGTGACACCCAACTGACGCACCCGCTCGGGATCGGTATCAGGATTCACGAAGCGCAGCTCGATATCGGGCTTGTAGCGCCTGTAATGATTCACCAGTTCCGTGATCTGTCTGCGCAGCGTTCCCGTCTCGCGGGCATAGGCGGTGAAGGTGACAGGCCCGGCAAGTTTTTTTAACAGTGTTTGACTGGCGTGGGAGAGGGTGTTGCGGCCGCTAGCGGTCCAATCGGCCTCATAGCTATAGCGGGTGCTAAGCCATCCCAGAAGGCCCATCACACCAAGAAACAGTATCACAAACAGCGCATTTTGCAGCCGCAGTTGGAGACGGGATTTAGGCGTAACGTCCATAATTCTAAAAACGACTGTTCAACCGCCAAGGCGCCAAGCTCGCGAAGAAAATCAAAATAGTTATCCTCTCAGTCCAATTTCTTTCTATACATGGGGACGCAAATATTGCCGCATCTTTCACCCCTTCCCCCTCCACGGGGGAAGGTTGGGATGGGGGTGAAAAGCCCTATGCATCAAGGTATTTCAACCACCCCCACCTTAGATGCCTTTGGCGTCTTGGCGGTCCTAATTATTTTTAGTGTGGCAAGCGGTCGGCGTCGAGCCTCCGCACGGCCAACACCAGAAAGGTGATGATGAAGAGCAGGTAGTACAGGATGTCGCTACTATTAAAGACGCCGCGCAACAGGGCCTCGTAATGCCGCACCAGCGACAGATAGGCAAACAGACCGCCGCCGTCGGAGCCCGCCCAGTCGAGCAGCCACAGCAGTAGCAGCAGGCCGAAGCTCGCGATGGCCGCAATAGTGGGTTGTGCGGTGAGAGTGGAGATAAACAGGCCGGCGGCGGCAAAGCTCGCCGTCAGCAGGGTGAGCCCCAGCAGGCCGGCTGCGAACTGCCCGAAATCCAGACGGCCGCCCAGCAACAGTGACAGCGGCATCAGTGCGAGCAGGCTTATCACAATGAGGAGAAAACCGAGCACGCCCAGATATTTTCCCACAATAATCTGTGTCATCGAGATGGGCGCGGTGAATAACAGGGACAGGGTTTGACTGCGCCGCTCCTCACTGACAAGCCGCATGGTGAGCAGCGGGACCACCAGCAATAACACGACAGCGGCGCTGCCGAACAGGTTCGCGACGACCACGTCGCCCAGGCTTATCGCGTCGGGTCTGCCGGCCAGGCTGGGCTGCACCTGCAAAAATAAATCAACGCGGATCAGAAACAGATAGCCGAGGATGATCTGTATCACGGCCAGTACCGTCCACCCCAGCGGAGACAGAAAAAGACTGCGCAGTTCCTTCGCGGCCAAGGCAAATATCATCAGGCCGCCGCCTCCTGTTGAGTTATATCCACAAAGATCTGTTCCAGCGAGAGCCGCTCCGGGGTCAGTTCATAAAGACCCCAGTCGTGTTGCACCGACATGGTGACCAGCGTCTCGGCGGGATTTTGTTGCGGCGGATGGTGCACGCGCAGCCGCCCGTCGTCCAGGCTTTCCACGGCGATGACGCCCGGCACCGCACGCAGTTTCTCCAACAGGGGAGGGTTGCGCAATCCGAGATAGAGACTGGAGGCGTCCATCCGGCGCATCAGCCCCTCGATGCCGTCGCTCAGCACCAATCGCCCCTGATGAATGATTTGCACCCGGTCACAGGTGGCTTGCACCTCCGGCAGGATGTGGGTGGAGAGGATGATGCTGTGCTCGTTGCGCAGATCGCGGATCAGGCTGCGAATCTCTCGGATTTGAATGGGGTCGAGTCCCACCGTCGGCTCGTCGAGAATCACCACGGCGGGGGAGTGAATAATGGCCTGGGCGATGCCGGTCCGCTGCTGATAACCCTTGGACAGATTGCCAATCAAGCGCCGCCCCACCCCGGTGAGACCGCAACGCTCCTTGACAGTGCTGATCGCGTCACGCCGGCGGCCGCGCGGGATACGATGGAGCTGTGCGCAGAAGCTTAAGTATTCATCCACGCTCAACTCGCGGTACAGCGGCGGCTGTTCGGGAAGGAAGCCGAGCGCGGCCTTGGCCAGTCTGGGCTGATCGAGGATGTCGTAGCCGGCGATCCACACCCGCCCTGCGCTGGGGGCGAGATTGCCGCTAATGATCTGCATGGTGCTGGATTTACCCGCGCCATTCGGCCCGAGGAACCCCAGCACCTCGCCGCGCCGCACCTCGAAACTGACATCGCGCACGGCGCACAGCGCGCCGTAATAACGCCACAGGTGTTCGACTCGGATCAGGGTTTCACTGTTCATATCAATATTGTCTAGGCGACTCTTTTATTAATAATATTAATAGGTTATAGGCTTATAGGGTCCATATGGAAGAATGGTCTTGACTGCCTTTAGTGCGCCAAGATAACCCTAATCTTCATATCACTGCAACAATTAGGCTGTTATCATCAGCCTCAGTAAACAGAAGAACCGATATTCTAACTACGGACGAAGAGGAGAGCAGTCATGAATCTTTCAGCACGAGCAGGTTTAACATTTCTGTTATCACTGGTTTCGGCCAGTCTGTTTGCTGCCCCCCCCCCCCGCAGGATGTAAAGCCCGAAGTCACTGAGCTTATTGTCTTGTATAATGCCGAAGCCCAAAGCGCTCCGGCTACCGCCGAACAGATCGTAGACGCCACAGATCACCCCAATACGACCCCCACCAATGCCGCCCTGTATTCACGGTTAGGCTCACCCAAGGCAGGGAGGCTGTTGATTCCGGAACGCATTCCCCCTCTCCGCCGCGTCACCTTGAACAAAACCGATCCGGAAGAAATGTTGCAGCGGTATGTAGTACTCACCTATCCCAACAGCGTTGTCGCTACTGTGATGAAGGAAAAGCTGTCACGTGACTCGAACGTGATCTGGGTGGGTGAAAATAGTTATGGGGAATATTCCGTGACTCCATCTGATCCACTCTTTCCTTGGTACTCTTGGTATTTCACTGTGTATAACAGTCAGTGGGGCATGAATAGTCTGAGTTTAGGTACTGCCTGGGACAAAGTAAGAGGTCATGCGTATCTAGGGCACATCGATAACGGGATACAACTGGGCCATCCGGATTTGGCAAACTTGAGTCAACCCTGGCTAACCAACTTTCGCGTACAGTTTTCTGCCAATTACGCCACGACCAATACGAGCGTGGATGAAGATCCTGCAGGCTCTGGAAA includes the following:
- a CDS encoding GldG family protein — its product is MDVTPKSRLQLRLQNALFVILFLGVMGLLGWLSTRYSYEADWTASGRNTLSHASQTLLKKLAGPVTFTAYARETGTLRRQITELVNHYRRYKPDIELRFVNPDTDPERVRQLGVTVDGELHIAYAGRNTKVQSLSEQTLSNALQRVARSGQHWVVFLSGHGERNPHGAANHDLGDFGRHLLDKGVNVQILALTDKPQIPVNTTVLVIAGPQVDLLPGEVNLIQDYIRAGGNLLWLSDPGPLHGLEPVAEQLGIEFQPGVIVEPAAQLLGIKRPDVALVADYPPHPVTQDLHTLTVFPQASGMDLKTPEGWQGQVFLESGARSWSETGDLNGEIAMDRGKDVAGPLAIGVSLTREAPQTFDAQGSANVAGGRMPRATGNAGADKMEQRIIVMGDGDFLSNAFLGNGGNLDLGLNLVNWLNHDDTLIAVGSRTAPDTTLNLSRTATAVIGLGFLFFLPLLLLGFGLSVWLKRRKR
- a CDS encoding ABC transporter permease subunit is translated as MMIFALAAKELRSLFLSPLGWTVLAVIQIILGYLFLIRVDLFLQVQPSLAGRPDAISLGDVVVANLFGSAAVVLLLVVPLLTMRLVSEERRSQTLSLLFTAPISMTQIIVGKYLGVLGFLLIVISLLALMPLSLLLGGRLDFGQFAAGLLGLTLLTASFAAAGLFISTLTAQPTIAAIASFGLLLLLWLLDWAGSDGGGLFAYLSLVRHYEALLRGVFNSSDILYYLLFIITFLVLAVRRLDADRLPH
- a CDS encoding ATP-binding cassette domain-containing protein; the encoded protein is MNSETLIRVEHLWRYYGALCAVRDVSFEVRRGEVLGFLGPNGAGKSSTMQIISGNLAPSAGRVWIAGYDILDQPRLAKAALGFLPEQPPLYRELSVDEYLSFCAQLHRIPRGRRRDAISTVKERCGLTGVGRRLIGNLSKGYQQRTGIAQAIIHSPAVVILDEPTVGLDPIQIREIRSLIRDLRNEHSIILSTHILPEVQATCDRVQIIHQGRLVLSDGIEGLMRRMDASSLYLGLRNPPLLEKLRAVPGVIAVESLDDGRLRVHHPPQQNPAETLVTMSVQHDWGLYELTPERLSLEQIFVDITQQEAAA